DNA from Thermoanaerobaculia bacterium:
GGGCGCCGACGAACGCCGCGTCGTTTACACGCAGTACTCCGCGCCGGGCAACCGCAAGCTGTTCACCTACCCCACGACGGCCGCCGAGAAGTACGACCTTTGGGACGGCTTCGAGATCGGTTACGTCGTCGGCAACTCCGCCTCGGAGACGGCGGCGGACGAACGCGCGAATACCGTCATCACCCAGGTGCTGCTCGAGAAGGAAGGGTCGGTCGAGGTCGGCACTGTCACCACGCCGGTCACCTACCTGCTCGGTGACATCTTCCACGCCGATCCACTGGTGATCAACAAGCCTTCGAACTTCACCTACTACACGAGCGATCCCTACCAGAACAAGGCGCTCTGCGGCGTGGCTACGGATCCGAACCGCTCGCCCCCGACCTCGTACAAGTGGTTCGCCGACCGCAACGTCTGCCGCCGCACTCTGCTGCTCACGGCATCGAACGACGGCCAGTTGCACGCCTTCGATGCCGGGATCTTCCGCGATCCGCCGTCCGGCAGTGCCGAGTGCCTCCTGCCGGCGAAGGACCTCGACGGCGATGGCACCGCCGAGACCGACGAGTTCAGCGACGGCATCGTGGACTACGACGAAGACGACGCCGTCGAATCGGCGACAGAGCACGTCCTCGACGGCGCCTACGACAACGGCACCGGGCGCGAGATCTTCTCGTTCATTCCGCGGGCGATGCTCGAGCCGGTTCGAACCCTGGTGGAAGAGCAGGATCGCAACAAGGGACCCTGGGGGATCGACGGCAGCCCCCGCGTCGATGACTTCTTCATCGACCCGCAGGCCGCCGAGAACGGCTCGACGACCTGCGCCGACCGCGAATGGCGGACCGTGCTCATCGGCGGCTATCGCGAAGGCGGACCGGGATACTACGCCCTCGACGTCACGCAGCCCGACACGCTCGACGACGAGAACGTGCCCCAGCCCACCGCCGGCTACACGCCTTCCTGCTTCGACGGCGGCGCCGACTGCGGCAACGTGCCCTATCCGTCGGTGCTCTGGGAGTTCCAGGACAAGCAGAGCGTTCAGGTGAGCGCCGGCATCTGGATCGACCTCGAGCTCGACGAGGATCTGAACAACGAGCGTGATCTCGGCGACTCCTGGAGCAAGGCGACGACCGGCAGGATCCGCGTCTGCACCGGCGCCTGCGGAGCCAACGAGACCGAGGACCGCTTCGTCGCCATCTTCGGCGGCGGACTCGGCGACGATCCGTTCTACCCGCGCGGCAACTTCATCTACATGGTCGACATCGAGACCGGCAAGACGATCTACAAGAAGCGGGTGATCGGCTCGATCCCGGCCGACATCGCGGCTGTCGACGTCAACGGCGACTCCTACATCGACCGCCTCTATTTCGGCACCACCGCAGGCTTCATCTACAAGGTGCAGCTCGAGACCTCGGCGGGATCGCCGATGCACCTCGCGAGTCAGGTCTTCCAGACGCGCAGCGCAGGAGTCAACTACAACTTCACCGCCGAGCGCCTGCGCGGGCCGTTGACGGAGGTCAAGCGCTACGATCCGTTCCAGATCTTCTCGACCGGCGGACGGCCGATCTACCAGGAGATTGCAGCCATCTACGTCGCCCATCGCAATCGCGTGGCGCTCGCAGTCGGCACCGGCAACCGGTGGAATCTGTGGCAGTTCGACGGCCAGACCGGCCGCTTCTACATGCTGCTCGACAACGACACCTCGAACTCCACCGGCGCGTTCGTCGACACCGACCACGACGGCGTGCTCAACATCACCTGCAGCGGTTGCACCCAGCCCCTGACCGAATCGAAGTACGAGACGATCGCGCCGGACGATCCCAACGATGCAGCGACCGCGGTCAACCTCCTGTACGACGGTAACGGCAGCGGGAGTCTTCCGGGCTGGATTCTCACCCTCGCGGCGGACGAGAAGGTCATCACGGAGACGTTCTCGCTCGCCGGCATCAGCATCTTCACCTCGTTCCAGCCGACCGAAGTGGCGAACGACGACGGCACCTGCAGCCGGGCCGGCAGAAGCCACATCTTCATCGTCGGGACGGTAACGGCACTCGGCTACAGCATTCCGACCAGCGGTGACCTCTCCGACCGGCAGCGCTACACCGAGGTTCAGCAGTTCACCACGCCGCCCTTCGTCGAGCAGAGCGCCACCAAGAATCCCGAGGCCGGCGGCGGTTCGGACGACCACGCCGACTACATCACCGAGTCCCTGGGCCTCATCCGGGACGAGCTCAAGTCGCTGCAGTCGACACGATGCCGGTATGCGAATTACACTCAGAACATCAAGACGATCCGCTCGGACACCGGCCTGGTCTTCATCGCCCCGGTGCCGCTGTGCATCGACCCGACGAGTTGGAAGGAGTTCTGATGCCGAAGACTCTTCGCACCGCGCTGTTGACGGCGACGAACCTCGCTTTCGGACTGGCCGTTCTCTCGACGGCTGGCCCGTTGCAGGCCGACTGGCTGGTAACCCGAGACGGCGCCCGCATCGAGACCAAGGGCGCCTGGAAGGTGGACGGCCGGCGGGTCCTCTTCACCGTGCCGAACGGCACGCTGTCGATGATCCGCACCGACGAGGTCGATCTCGACCAGAGCGCCCTCGTGACCACCCAGGCCAGGGAGGCGCCGGTGGCTCCGGTGCCGGTCGTGAAGGAGAAGAAGGAGCCGGTCCTGCGCCTGACCGAAAAGGACATTCCACCGGTCAGCGCGGCGGCGCTCGCGGACGACGAAGCTGCCAGGGCCGCCGGTATACCTGGCAAGGAGGGCGACGTCGACTCGGCCCAGGAGGCGGCGACGTCGCCGCTCGAGGTGATCTCGTGGGAGAAGACCGAGAACGCCACCGGCGACGGCCTCGAGATCTTCGGTACGATGAAGAACGGCAGCCCGAATATCGTCACGACGCCGACCCTGATGGTGGCGATCTACGACGCCGACGGGGGTCTCCTCGCGACGAACAACGGCGAGGTCAACTCGCCGCAGATCCAGCCCGGCAAGACCGCCAACTTCCGGGTCGCCTTCCCGGGCGTCCCCGACTTCGCCTCGGTGAAGTTCGATGCCCAGGGGCGGGGATACAAGCCGCGGGTCGAGAATGCCGGCGTCGACGAGACGGAGCCGGCGGAGTACGAAGATCCCGCCGAGATGCCGACCGGCGACGAATCCGCCACCGACTTCGAGACCGAAGAGCCGCCGTCCGAGTAAGGTCTTCCTGCCGCAGCAACCGCGAAGGGCCGGCGATCGCCGGCCCTTTTCTTTTCCCTCCGCTCGCCCTCACTCGCGATAGCGCGGGTAGCCCTTGAGGTCGTACTCCTCCACCCGCCGCAGCAGGGTGCGGTAGCTCATCCCGAGGGCCGTGGCGGCGATCCGCTTGTCCCCCCCGGACTCGCGCAGCGCCCGTCGCAGGCGCTCGCGTTCGTCCTCGGGAGAACCCTCGCCGGCCTCGCCCGGCGCCGCAACGCTCCCCCCCGTCGCGCCCGCTCCGCCGCCCTTCCGACCCAGGAGCCGCGCGATCTTCTCCGCCGACAGGCGTTCTCCCGGGGCGAGGATGGC
Protein-coding regions in this window:
- a CDS encoding FxLYD domain-containing protein, with the translated sequence MPKTLRTALLTATNLAFGLAVLSTAGPLQADWLVTRDGARIETKGAWKVDGRRVLFTVPNGTLSMIRTDEVDLDQSALVTTQAREAPVAPVPVVKEKKEPVLRLTEKDIPPVSAAALADDEAARAAGIPGKEGDVDSAQEAATSPLEVISWEKTENATGDGLEIFGTMKNGSPNIVTTPTLMVAIYDADGGLLATNNGEVNSPQIQPGKTANFRVAFPGVPDFASVKFDAQGRGYKPRVENAGVDETEPAEYEDPAEMPTGDESATDFETEEPPSE